Genomic segment of Tomitella fengzijianii:
AGCCGGCAGGGGCCGCTGATCCCGATGGCCCGCAGCAGGAGACAGTGCCCGGCGGGCAATGCGCGGACTCGTCCATCGGTTTGACCGTGGCTCCCGAGAAGCCCAATTACGCGGTCGGCGAATCGGTCACGTTCATCTCCACCATCACGAACATCGGATCCGTGCCGTGTGTGCGCGACCTGAGCGGGCCGATGATCGTCAACACGGTGGAATCCGTCGACGGCGGCGAGGTCTGGTCCAACGCGGACTGCTTCCCCGGCACCGGCAGCGACATCCGCACGCTCGAGCCGGGGCAGCAGGCGCAGTTCAAGATGGTCTGGGCGGGGACCACATCGAGCCAGGGTTGCACCCCCGCCGACCGCAAGCAGGTGCCGCCCGGCGTCTACGCGGTGACCACCCACCTGGGGTCGATGTCCGGCAAGCCGGTGCCGTTCAACATCCATTGACGACGAGAAGCATCCGTTGACGACGAGAAGCATCCATCAGCGGACGTCATCCCAGTCGATCGGCGATGCCGGCCTCCGCGAGACGTGACAGGCCCTCGCGGATGTGGCGCGACCACATCGGCGTGATCCCGTCGACCGACTGCAGGTCGGCGGCTGTCGCGGCGAGAAGCTCATGCAGCGTGCCGAACGAATCGACCAGCTTGTCCACCTGGGTGAACTGCAGGCGGGGGATCCGCGTGAGCAACCGGTAGCCGCGCGGCATGATCGGAGAGTCGAGCGACTCGATCGTGGGGGTGTAGCCGAACGCCCGCGCCAGGGTGGTCAGGTCCAGCAGGTCGGCCCCGGTGAGCTGGTCGATCGCGTCGAGCGCGGTGCGGACCCGGCTGCTGTCCGGGAGGGTGCCGCCGGGAAGATAGTCGCGCACCAGTAGCTCGCGTCCCGCGTCCCTGTTGCCCACCAGCTCCTCGAGCTGCAGCGCCAGCTGGCGGCCATCGGTGCCCAGTTCGACGACGTGCTTCTCCAGCTCCGTGGACTGGCGCCGGACCAACTCCAGTCGCTGGACCACCGTCATCGCGTCGCGCAGCGTGACGAAGTCCTCGATCTCGATGACCGACAGCTGGCGGTCCACCTCGTCGAGCCGGATGCGGTAGCGCTCCAGTGTGGCCACGGCCTGGTTGGCGCGCGAAAGGATGGTGCTCGAGTCCTCGATGAGGTGGCGATGCCCGCCCACATACACGCTGACGATGCTCATGGACTGGCTGACGGACACCACGGGATGGCCGGTCTGGATGGCGGTGCGCTCGGCGGCGCGGTGGCGGGTGCCAGACTCCTCCGTGGGCAGATTGGCGTCCGGCATCAGCTGCACGTTGGCGCGCAGGATGCGGGTGCAGTCGGTGGACAGGACGACGGCGCCGTCCATCTTCGACAGCTCGCGCATGCGGGTCGGGGCGAAAGCGACGTCGAGCTCGAAACCGCCGTCGCAGATGCTCTCCACGAGGGGGTCGTAGCCGAGGAGGATCAGCGCTCCCGTGCGCCCGCGCAGAATCCGTTCGAGCCCGTCGCGCAGCGCGGTGCCGGGGGCGAGGCGGGCGATGGTGTCGCGGAGGTTCGCCGTGGGACGCCGCTGTTCGATGGACACGTTCCCGCCTTTCTCCCGGCTGCGATGGAGCCCCGTCCGCCGCCGGAGAGGATGTGTGCCGGCGCACGATCCGCTGAGGCGCCCGGCGGGTCGCGTTGAGCCGCAATTAGATTACCTGGCCATGACTAGCAACTGGACGGTACCCGGAGAGGCCGTGTCTCCAGTGAGGCATCCGGAGGCGCCGGCGCCGGGTGAGTCGATCCCCGCGCACTGGCACGGGTGCTTCGGCTGCCGCGGCACCGGAGACGGAGGTCTGGGCCTCGACGTGCGCGCGGGCGAAGGCGCCGAAGTGACCGGGGAGATCGTCGTCGACCCGGCATTCGAGGGCGGGCCGGGCGTGATCCACGGCGGCGTGCTGTCCTCGGTGTTCGACGAGGTGATGGGCTTCTCGGCGAAGCTGCTCGCGCTCGAAGTGGTCACCGCGCACCTCGAGGTCGATTTCCGGAGCCCGGTGCCCGTGCGGTCGGCTTTGACCGTCCGGGCGCGCGTCGACGGAGTGCTGGGCCGCAAGCTGTACGCGTCCGCGGAGGTGTACGTGAACGGAGCCGCGGCGCCTGCCGGTTCGGCACGCGCGCTGTTCATCACGATCGATCAGGCGGTGCACTTTCGTGACCTGGTCGGGAACTCCACCCGCATCTGAGGCGCGGCATCACGGGCGCAGCCCCGCGGCCAGTGCCTCGGCCAGATTCGACACCGGGACGGCCCGCGTCCCGGAGGGCATCCGCCCGCTGTCCGGCGGGACGAGCGCGGTGTGGAAACCCAGGCGCGCCGATTCCGCGATTCGCCGCCCGGCCCCCGTCACCCGGCGCACTTCGCCGGCCAGGCCCACCTCGCCGATCGCGACAGTGCCGTCCCGGAGCGGGCGGCCGGAAATCGCCGACGCGACGGCCAGGGCCAGCGCGAGATCCGATGCCGGCTCGATGACCCGCATGCCGCCCACGGTGGCCACGTAGACGTCGTTCTTGCCGATCTTCAGCCCGGCGTGCCGTTCGAGTACCGCGAGGATCATCGCGACCCGCGAGGAATCGAGGCCGCTGACCGCCCGCCGCGGCGAGGGCAGTGCGGACTCGACGACCAGCGCCTGCAACTCGCCGAGAAGCGGGCGCTTGCCGTCCATCGTCACCGTGACCGCGGTCCCGGGGACTGCGCCGTCGCGGTGGTGCAGGAAGAGCCCCGAGGGATCGGGGATGCCGGCGATGCCGTCGTCGCGCAGCTCGAAACAGCCGACCTCGTCCGCCGCGCCGAAGCGGTTCTTCACACCGCGCACCATGCGCAGCGTGGAATTCTTGTCGCCCTCGAAGTGCAGGACCACGTCCACCAGATGCTCGAGCGTGCGCGGGCCGGCGACAGCGCCGTCCTTGGTGACGTGCCCCACCAGCAGCACGGCGATCCCGCGGGTCTTCGCCAGCGCGGTGAGCGCGGCGGTCACGGCACGCACCTGCGTGGTGCCGCCGGTGACGCCGTCGACGTCCTGCGCGAGCATCGTCTGCACCGAATCCACCACCAGCAGCGTGGGCGCGGTGTGATCGACGTGCCCGACGACCGTGGCGAGGTCGGCCTCCGCGGCCAGCAGGACGTCCTCGTGGACGGTGCCGGTGCGCTCTGCGCGGAGCCGCACCTGCCCCGTGGATTCCTCGCCGGTGACGTACAGGGCGCGGCCACGGCCGCCGAGCGCCCACCGGTGCACCACTTCGAGCAGCAGCGTGGATTTGCCCGCTCCCGGCTCGCCGGCGAGCAGGACCACCGCCCCCGGCACGATGCCGCCGCCGAGGACCCTGTCGAGTTCCCCGACCCCGGTGGGCACCGCCCGCGTCGTCGTGGCGTCGATGGTGGTCAGCGGCGCAGCCGGCGTAGACGGGAGCAGTGCGGCGGGCACGCGGGCGGACCCGCGGTCCGCCCCGCCCCCCACGGTGGCGAGCTCCGCCCTCTCCTGCAGGGTGCCCCAACTGCCGCAGCCGGGGCAGCGGCCGGCCCATTTGGGGGTGGAGTGGCTGCATTCGTTGCAGCGGAAGGAGACTCTGGTCTTGGCCACGCCCCGAAGCATAGGGCGCGGGCCCGACAGCCGCGTGCGGCCGGTGCTGTGGCGCGGAATGCATGGGCCCCTCGGCCGCGTGCGGCGCGAGGGGCCCGATGCATGTGCGCAGCGGCCGGTCTCCGGCGTGTGCTCAGTGGCCTTCGGAGCGTTCGCCTTCCCAGTGCTGGGGGACGGTGATCGGGACCTGCGCGGTGAGCGGCTCCGTGCCGCGGAAGGTGAACGTGACGTCGACGTTCGTGCCCGGGCGGTGCGTTCCCTCGAGGGTGATCGGCTGCAGCTTGATCGACGTGAGGTCCTCGAGCGGGTCGGAAGCGGCGTCGACCGCGGTGCCGGACTTGCCGCCGACGGGCACGCAGAGGTGGTCGACGGCCGTGTTCGCGGCCTTCTCGCCGGCCGCCTTGTCGCCGGCCGGTGTCGCCGCGGGGGTGGTCGCCGTGGGGCCCTCGGCCGCGACCGCGTCGGACTCGCCCAGCTGCTGGGAGGTGGCGGTGGTGAGCGCGCTGTTGCTGCAGAGCGTCACGGGCTGCTGCTCGATCTGCACGGGCGTGCCGTTGACGGTGATCCGCTCCAGCGGGTAATCGACGGTGGCGCTGGCGTTGGACGCGGTGAAGGTCAGGTGGAACGGGTTGTAGTCCTTCAGCGACTGCTCGGTGGCGAGCACCAGCTGGATGTCGTTGAGGCTGATCGAGCCGTCGGCCGAGTGCACCACGGAACCGGTGACGGCGGGCACCTGCGAGGAGGTCTGCGCGATCTGCCCGGCGCTGCATGCGGACAGGCCCAGGGTCGCGGCCGCGGCGATGGCGACCACGGTGGCCCCGCGGCGGCCGAGCGGTCGGCGGATCCCCGCCCGGTTGCGGGAAGTCGACGCATTTGAGGCTGTCACGGGTGATCCTCCAGGGCGTATCGCGTGGTCGGGACGGCGTCCGGCGCCGCCACCGCGGGCCCGGGACTGGAGAGATGG
This window contains:
- the radA gene encoding DNA repair protein RadA, with protein sequence MAKTRVSFRCNECSHSTPKWAGRCPGCGSWGTLQERAELATVGGGADRGSARVPAALLPSTPAAPLTTIDATTTRAVPTGVGELDRVLGGGIVPGAVVLLAGEPGAGKSTLLLEVVHRWALGGRGRALYVTGEESTGQVRLRAERTGTVHEDVLLAAEADLATVVGHVDHTAPTLLVVDSVQTMLAQDVDGVTGGTTQVRAVTAALTALAKTRGIAVLLVGHVTKDGAVAGPRTLEHLVDVVLHFEGDKNSTLRMVRGVKNRFGAADEVGCFELRDDGIAGIPDPSGLFLHHRDGAVPGTAVTVTMDGKRPLLGELQALVVESALPSPRRAVSGLDSSRVAMILAVLERHAGLKIGKNDVYVATVGGMRVIEPASDLALALAVASAISGRPLRDGTVAIGEVGLAGEVRRVTGAGRRIAESARLGFHTALVPPDSGRMPSGTRAVPVSNLAEALAAGLRP
- a CDS encoding PaaI family thioesterase gives rise to the protein MSPVRHPEAPAPGESIPAHWHGCFGCRGTGDGGLGLDVRAGEGAEVTGEIVVDPAFEGGPGVIHGGVLSSVFDEVMGFSAKLLALEVVTAHLEVDFRSPVPVRSALTVRARVDGVLGRKLYASAEVYVNGAAAPAGSARALFITIDQAVHFRDLVGNSTRI
- the disA gene encoding DNA integrity scanning diadenylate cyclase DisA codes for the protein MEQRRPTANLRDTIARLAPGTALRDGLERILRGRTGALILLGYDPLVESICDGGFELDVAFAPTRMRELSKMDGAVVLSTDCTRILRANVQLMPDANLPTEESGTRHRAAERTAIQTGHPVVSVSQSMSIVSVYVGGHRHLIEDSSTILSRANQAVATLERYRIRLDEVDRQLSVIEIEDFVTLRDAMTVVQRLELVRRQSTELEKHVVELGTDGRQLALQLEELVGNRDAGRELLVRDYLPGGTLPDSSRVRTALDAIDQLTGADLLDLTTLARAFGYTPTIESLDSPIMPRGYRLLTRIPRLQFTQVDKLVDSFGTLHELLAATAADLQSVDGITPMWSRHIREGLSRLAEAGIADRLG